The Salvelinus fontinalis isolate EN_2023a chromosome 24, ASM2944872v1, whole genome shotgun sequence genome has a segment encoding these proteins:
- the LOC129821991 gene encoding ARF GTPase-activating protein GIT1-like isoform X1: MSRKVHRTEVCADCSAPDPGWTSINRGVLICDECCSVHRSLGRHISIVKHLRHSGWPPALLQMVQTLASNGANSIWEHSLLDPAQVQSGRRKPNPQDKVHPTKSEFIRAKYQMLSFVHKLPCRDDDGVTTKDLSKQLHSSVRTGSLETCLRLLSLGAQANFFHPEKGTTPLHVAAKAGQVLQAELLVVYGADPGALDINGRTPMDYARQAGQVELAERLVECQYELTDRLAFYLCGRRPDHKNGHYIIPQMADRARPKCPTQSLDLSELAKAAKKKLQALNNRLFEELAMDVYDEVDRRENDAVWLTTQNHSTLVTERSAVPFLPVNPEYSATRNQGRQKLARFNAREFATLIIDILSDAKRRQQGKGLSSPTDSSLDLGADDDQHDYDSVASDEDTDSELTTQNNNNAQRNNRAKSMDSSDLSDGPITLQEYLEVKKALASSEAKVQQLMKVNNNLSEELHRLQKEISRMQTENSALRGGQVGGGGGAGGLGGGGGGSPAHWPGGVRGGGGRGGDHSSLAVSSAVPAHRRDRQAFSMYEPGAATPKPHSHSPGLDSLTGRLQPLHPSVRKGGPGGPTPYGGSHLSGSMEMGRYMGPKGERHGSGTDSDYDNTHMYELSLSRGRSSEEEGRGDWEEWGGGEGGEPDPTLPCTEDVILKTEQVTKNIQELLRAAQEFKHDSFVPCSEKIHSAVTEMASLFPKRPALDAVHCSLRLLASSASRLQVECRKAAPSDPSAPAVDYQLLTQQVIQCAYDIAKAAKQLVTITTREKKQ; this comes from the exons ATCCGGGCTGGACCAGCATCAACAGGGGCGTTCTGATCTGTGACGAGTGCTGCTCTGTGCACCGCAGCCTGGGACGCCACATCTCCATCGTCAAGCACCTGCGGCACAGCGGCTGGCCCCCTGCACTGCTGCAG atggTGCAGACCCTGGCCAGTAATGGGGCTAACTCGATTTGGGAGCACTCCCTGCTTGACCCAGCGCAGGTGCAGAGCGGCCGCAGGAAACCTAACCCACAGGACAAAGTCCA CCCCACCAAGTCCGAGTTCATCCGCGCCAAGTACCAGATGCTATCCTTCGTCCACAAGCTGCCGTGCCGCGATGACGACGGTGTTACCACCAAGGACCTCAGTAAG cAACTGCACTCCAGTGTGAGGACGGGGAGTCTGGAGACATGTCTACGGCTGCTGTCCCTGGGAGCACAGGCCAACTTCTTCCACCCG GAGAAGGGCACCACTCCACTCCACGTGGCAGCCAAGGCAGGCCAGGTTCTGCAGGCAGAGCTGCTGGTCGTGTACGGAGCCGACCCCGGAGCCCTGGACATCAATGGACGCACACCCATGGACTACGCCAG gcaagCGGGCCAGGTGGAGCTGGCAGAGCGGCTGGTGGAGTGTCAGTACGAGCTCACAGACAGGCTGGCCTTCTACCTGTGTGGCCGACGCCCTG ATCACAAGAATGGGCATTATATCATTCCTCAGATGGCTGACAG AGCTCGCCCTAAGTGTCCGACACAGAG CCTGGACCTCTCAGAACTGGCCAAGGCAGCTAAGAAGAAGCTGCAAGCG ctgaACAATCGATTGTTTGAGGAGCTTGCCATGGATGTGTATGACGAAGTGGACCGCAGGGAGAACGATGCAG TGTGGCTGACGACTCAGAACCACAGTACTCTGGTGACGGAGCGCAGTGCGGTGCCCTTCCTGCCTGTCAACCCCGAATACTCAGCCACACGCAACCAG GGTCGACAGAAGTTGGCCCGTTTTAACGCTCGTGAGTTCGCAACGCTGATCATCGACATCCTGAGTGACGCCAAGAGAAGACAACAAGGGAAAGGCCTTAGCAGCCCTACCG ACTCTAGTCTGGACCTGGGGGCCGACGACGACCAGCATGACTACGACAGCGTAGCGTCGGACGAGGACACGGACAGCGAGCTGACCACTcagaacaacaacaacgcacAGCGCAACAACCGGGccaag AGCATGGACTCGTCGGACCTGTCGGACGGGCCCATCACTCTGCAGGAGTACCTGGAGGTTAAGAAGGCCCTGGCCTCCTCCGAGGCTAAAGTCCAGCAGCTGATGAAGGTCAACAACAACCTGAGTGAAGAGCTGCACCGGCTGCAGAAAGAG ATCTCGCGGATGCAGACGGAGAACAGTGCGTTGCGGGGGGGCCAGgtcggaggaggagggggagctgGCGGTTTGGGAGGCGGGGGAGGAGGCAGCCCGGCACATTGGCCAGGGGGGGTGCGAGGcgggggaggtaggggaggggacCACTCCAGCCTAGCTGTGTCCTCGGCTGTGCCTGCCCACCGGAGGGACAGACAGGCTTTCTCTATGTACGAGCCGGGGGCCGCCACCCCCAaaccccactcccactccccggGCCTGGACTCCCTGACGGGCCGCCTGCAGCCTCTGCACCCCAGT GTGAGGAAGGGGGGTCCTGGCGGTCCAACACCCTATGGAGGGTCGCACCTCTCTGGCTCCATGGAGATGGGGAGATACATG GGCCCTAAAGGAGAGAGGCACGGCAGTGGCACTGATAGTGACTATGACAACACTCACATGTATGAGCTGTCGCTAAG TAGGGGGCGCAGCAGTGAAGAGGAAGGCCGGGGGGATTGGGAGGAGTGGGGTGGGGGTGAAGGGGGTGAGCCGGACCCTACCCTGCCCTGCACCGAAGACGTCATCCTCAAGACGGAGCAGGTGACCAAAAACATCCAGGAGCTTCTGAGGGCCGCACAAGAGTTCAAACACGACAG TTTTGTTCCATGCTCCGAGAAGATCCACTCTGCTGTCACTGAAAtggcctctctctttcccaag CGGCCTGCCCTAGACGCTGTGCACTGCTCCCTGCGCCTCCTGGCGTCCAGCGCCTCCCGCCTCCAGGTGGAGTGTCGCAAGGCGGCTCCCTCGGACCCATCAGCGCCCGCCGTCGACTACCAGCTGCTCACCCAGCAGGTCATCCAGTGCGCCTATGACATCGCCAAGGCCGCCAAGCAGCTGGTCACCATCACCACCCGCGAGAAGAAACAGTGA
- the LOC129821991 gene encoding ARF GTPase-activating protein GIT1-like isoform X3, translated as MSRKVHRTEVCADCSAPDPGWTSINRGVLICDECCSVHRSLGRHISIVKHLRHSGWPPALLQMVQTLASNGANSIWEHSLLDPAQVQSGRRKPNPQDKVHPTKSEFIRAKYQMLSFVHKLPCRDDDGVTTKDLSKQLHSSVRTGSLETCLRLLSLGAQANFFHPEKGTTPLHVAAKAGQVLQAELLVVYGADPGALDINGRTPMDYARQAGQVELAERLVECQYELTDRLAFYLCGRRPDHKNGHYIIPQMADSLDLSELAKAAKKKLQALNNRLFEELAMDVYDEVDRRENDAVWLTTQNHSTLVTERSAVPFLPVNPEYSATRNQGRQKLARFNAREFATLIIDILSDAKRRQQGKGLSSPTDSSLDLGADDDQHDYDSVASDEDTDSELTTQNNNNAQRNNRAKSMDSSDLSDGPITLQEYLEVKKALASSEAKVQQLMKVNNNLSEELHRLQKEISRMQTENSALRGGQVGGGGGAGGLGGGGGGSPAHWPGGVRGGGGRGGDHSSLAVSSAVPAHRRDRQAFSMYEPGAATPKPHSHSPGLDSLTGRLQPLHPSVRKGGPGGPTPYGGSHLSGSMEMGRYMGPKGERHGSGTDSDYDNTHMYELSLSRGRSSEEEGRGDWEEWGGGEGGEPDPTLPCTEDVILKTEQVTKNIQELLRAAQEFKHDSFVPCSEKIHSAVTEMASLFPKRPALDAVHCSLRLLASSASRLQVECRKAAPSDPSAPAVDYQLLTQQVIQCAYDIAKAAKQLVTITTREKKQ; from the exons ATCCGGGCTGGACCAGCATCAACAGGGGCGTTCTGATCTGTGACGAGTGCTGCTCTGTGCACCGCAGCCTGGGACGCCACATCTCCATCGTCAAGCACCTGCGGCACAGCGGCTGGCCCCCTGCACTGCTGCAG atggTGCAGACCCTGGCCAGTAATGGGGCTAACTCGATTTGGGAGCACTCCCTGCTTGACCCAGCGCAGGTGCAGAGCGGCCGCAGGAAACCTAACCCACAGGACAAAGTCCA CCCCACCAAGTCCGAGTTCATCCGCGCCAAGTACCAGATGCTATCCTTCGTCCACAAGCTGCCGTGCCGCGATGACGACGGTGTTACCACCAAGGACCTCAGTAAG cAACTGCACTCCAGTGTGAGGACGGGGAGTCTGGAGACATGTCTACGGCTGCTGTCCCTGGGAGCACAGGCCAACTTCTTCCACCCG GAGAAGGGCACCACTCCACTCCACGTGGCAGCCAAGGCAGGCCAGGTTCTGCAGGCAGAGCTGCTGGTCGTGTACGGAGCCGACCCCGGAGCCCTGGACATCAATGGACGCACACCCATGGACTACGCCAG gcaagCGGGCCAGGTGGAGCTGGCAGAGCGGCTGGTGGAGTGTCAGTACGAGCTCACAGACAGGCTGGCCTTCTACCTGTGTGGCCGACGCCCTG ATCACAAGAATGGGCATTATATCATTCCTCAGATGGCTGACAG CCTGGACCTCTCAGAACTGGCCAAGGCAGCTAAGAAGAAGCTGCAAGCG ctgaACAATCGATTGTTTGAGGAGCTTGCCATGGATGTGTATGACGAAGTGGACCGCAGGGAGAACGATGCAG TGTGGCTGACGACTCAGAACCACAGTACTCTGGTGACGGAGCGCAGTGCGGTGCCCTTCCTGCCTGTCAACCCCGAATACTCAGCCACACGCAACCAG GGTCGACAGAAGTTGGCCCGTTTTAACGCTCGTGAGTTCGCAACGCTGATCATCGACATCCTGAGTGACGCCAAGAGAAGACAACAAGGGAAAGGCCTTAGCAGCCCTACCG ACTCTAGTCTGGACCTGGGGGCCGACGACGACCAGCATGACTACGACAGCGTAGCGTCGGACGAGGACACGGACAGCGAGCTGACCACTcagaacaacaacaacgcacAGCGCAACAACCGGGccaag AGCATGGACTCGTCGGACCTGTCGGACGGGCCCATCACTCTGCAGGAGTACCTGGAGGTTAAGAAGGCCCTGGCCTCCTCCGAGGCTAAAGTCCAGCAGCTGATGAAGGTCAACAACAACCTGAGTGAAGAGCTGCACCGGCTGCAGAAAGAG ATCTCGCGGATGCAGACGGAGAACAGTGCGTTGCGGGGGGGCCAGgtcggaggaggagggggagctgGCGGTTTGGGAGGCGGGGGAGGAGGCAGCCCGGCACATTGGCCAGGGGGGGTGCGAGGcgggggaggtaggggaggggacCACTCCAGCCTAGCTGTGTCCTCGGCTGTGCCTGCCCACCGGAGGGACAGACAGGCTTTCTCTATGTACGAGCCGGGGGCCGCCACCCCCAaaccccactcccactccccggGCCTGGACTCCCTGACGGGCCGCCTGCAGCCTCTGCACCCCAGT GTGAGGAAGGGGGGTCCTGGCGGTCCAACACCCTATGGAGGGTCGCACCTCTCTGGCTCCATGGAGATGGGGAGATACATG GGCCCTAAAGGAGAGAGGCACGGCAGTGGCACTGATAGTGACTATGACAACACTCACATGTATGAGCTGTCGCTAAG TAGGGGGCGCAGCAGTGAAGAGGAAGGCCGGGGGGATTGGGAGGAGTGGGGTGGGGGTGAAGGGGGTGAGCCGGACCCTACCCTGCCCTGCACCGAAGACGTCATCCTCAAGACGGAGCAGGTGACCAAAAACATCCAGGAGCTTCTGAGGGCCGCACAAGAGTTCAAACACGACAG TTTTGTTCCATGCTCCGAGAAGATCCACTCTGCTGTCACTGAAAtggcctctctctttcccaag CGGCCTGCCCTAGACGCTGTGCACTGCTCCCTGCGCCTCCTGGCGTCCAGCGCCTCCCGCCTCCAGGTGGAGTGTCGCAAGGCGGCTCCCTCGGACCCATCAGCGCCCGCCGTCGACTACCAGCTGCTCACCCAGCAGGTCATCCAGTGCGCCTATGACATCGCCAAGGCCGCCAAGCAGCTGGTCACCATCACCACCCGCGAGAAGAAACAGTGA
- the LOC129821991 gene encoding ARF GTPase-activating protein GIT1-like isoform X4 encodes MSRKVHRTEVCADCSAPDPGWTSINRGVLICDECCSVHRSLGRHISIVKHLRHSGWPPALLQMVQTLASNGANSIWEHSLLDPAQVQSGRRKPNPQDKVHPTKSEFIRAKYQMLSFVHKLPCRDDDGVTTKDLSKQLHSSVRTGSLETCLRLLSLGAQANFFHPEKGTTPLHVAAKAGQVLQAELLVVYGADPGALDINGRTPMDYARQAGQVELAERLVECQYELTDRLAFYLCGRRPDHKNGHYIIPQMADRARPKCPTQSLDLSELAKAAKKKLQALNNRLFEELAMDVYDEVDRRENDAVWLTTQNHSTLVTERSAVPFLPVNPEYSATRNQGRQKLARFNAREFATLIIDILSDAKRRQQGKGLSSPTDSSLDLGADDDQHDYDSVASDEDTDSELTTQNNNNAQRNNRAKSMDSSDLSDGPITLQEYLEVKKALASSEAKVQQLMKVNNNLSEELHRLQKEVRKGGPGGPTPYGGSHLSGSMEMGRYMGPKGERHGSGTDSDYDNTHMYELSLSRGRSSEEEGRGDWEEWGGGEGGEPDPTLPCTEDVILKTEQVTKNIQELLRAAQEFKHDSFVPCSEKIHSAVTEMASLFPKRPALDAVHCSLRLLASSASRLQVECRKAAPSDPSAPAVDYQLLTQQVIQCAYDIAKAAKQLVTITTREKKQ; translated from the exons ATCCGGGCTGGACCAGCATCAACAGGGGCGTTCTGATCTGTGACGAGTGCTGCTCTGTGCACCGCAGCCTGGGACGCCACATCTCCATCGTCAAGCACCTGCGGCACAGCGGCTGGCCCCCTGCACTGCTGCAG atggTGCAGACCCTGGCCAGTAATGGGGCTAACTCGATTTGGGAGCACTCCCTGCTTGACCCAGCGCAGGTGCAGAGCGGCCGCAGGAAACCTAACCCACAGGACAAAGTCCA CCCCACCAAGTCCGAGTTCATCCGCGCCAAGTACCAGATGCTATCCTTCGTCCACAAGCTGCCGTGCCGCGATGACGACGGTGTTACCACCAAGGACCTCAGTAAG cAACTGCACTCCAGTGTGAGGACGGGGAGTCTGGAGACATGTCTACGGCTGCTGTCCCTGGGAGCACAGGCCAACTTCTTCCACCCG GAGAAGGGCACCACTCCACTCCACGTGGCAGCCAAGGCAGGCCAGGTTCTGCAGGCAGAGCTGCTGGTCGTGTACGGAGCCGACCCCGGAGCCCTGGACATCAATGGACGCACACCCATGGACTACGCCAG gcaagCGGGCCAGGTGGAGCTGGCAGAGCGGCTGGTGGAGTGTCAGTACGAGCTCACAGACAGGCTGGCCTTCTACCTGTGTGGCCGACGCCCTG ATCACAAGAATGGGCATTATATCATTCCTCAGATGGCTGACAG AGCTCGCCCTAAGTGTCCGACACAGAG CCTGGACCTCTCAGAACTGGCCAAGGCAGCTAAGAAGAAGCTGCAAGCG ctgaACAATCGATTGTTTGAGGAGCTTGCCATGGATGTGTATGACGAAGTGGACCGCAGGGAGAACGATGCAG TGTGGCTGACGACTCAGAACCACAGTACTCTGGTGACGGAGCGCAGTGCGGTGCCCTTCCTGCCTGTCAACCCCGAATACTCAGCCACACGCAACCAG GGTCGACAGAAGTTGGCCCGTTTTAACGCTCGTGAGTTCGCAACGCTGATCATCGACATCCTGAGTGACGCCAAGAGAAGACAACAAGGGAAAGGCCTTAGCAGCCCTACCG ACTCTAGTCTGGACCTGGGGGCCGACGACGACCAGCATGACTACGACAGCGTAGCGTCGGACGAGGACACGGACAGCGAGCTGACCACTcagaacaacaacaacgcacAGCGCAACAACCGGGccaag AGCATGGACTCGTCGGACCTGTCGGACGGGCCCATCACTCTGCAGGAGTACCTGGAGGTTAAGAAGGCCCTGGCCTCCTCCGAGGCTAAAGTCCAGCAGCTGATGAAGGTCAACAACAACCTGAGTGAAGAGCTGCACCGGCTGCAGAAAGAG GTGAGGAAGGGGGGTCCTGGCGGTCCAACACCCTATGGAGGGTCGCACCTCTCTGGCTCCATGGAGATGGGGAGATACATG GGCCCTAAAGGAGAGAGGCACGGCAGTGGCACTGATAGTGACTATGACAACACTCACATGTATGAGCTGTCGCTAAG TAGGGGGCGCAGCAGTGAAGAGGAAGGCCGGGGGGATTGGGAGGAGTGGGGTGGGGGTGAAGGGGGTGAGCCGGACCCTACCCTGCCCTGCACCGAAGACGTCATCCTCAAGACGGAGCAGGTGACCAAAAACATCCAGGAGCTTCTGAGGGCCGCACAAGAGTTCAAACACGACAG TTTTGTTCCATGCTCCGAGAAGATCCACTCTGCTGTCACTGAAAtggcctctctctttcccaag CGGCCTGCCCTAGACGCTGTGCACTGCTCCCTGCGCCTCCTGGCGTCCAGCGCCTCCCGCCTCCAGGTGGAGTGTCGCAAGGCGGCTCCCTCGGACCCATCAGCGCCCGCCGTCGACTACCAGCTGCTCACCCAGCAGGTCATCCAGTGCGCCTATGACATCGCCAAGGCCGCCAAGCAGCTGGTCACCATCACCACCCGCGAGAAGAAACAGTGA
- the LOC129821991 gene encoding ARF GTPase-activating protein GIT1-like isoform X2, with protein MSRKVHRTEVCADCSAPDPGWTSINRGVLICDECCSVHRSLGRHISIVKHLRHSGWPPALLQMVQTLASNGANSIWEHSLLDPAQVQSGRRKPNPQDKVHPTKSEFIRAKYQMLSFVHKLPCRDDDGVTTKDLSKQLHSSVRTGSLETCLRLLSLGAQANFFHPEKGTTPLHVAAKAGQVLQAELLVVYGADPGALDINGRTPMDYARQAGQVELAERLVECQYELTDRLAFYLCGRRPDHKNGHYIIPQMADRARPKCPTQSLDLSELAKAAKKKLQALNNRLFEELAMDVYDEVDRRENDAVWLTTQNHSTLVTERSAVPFLPVNPEYSATRNQGRQKLARFNAREFATLIIDILSDAKRRQQGKGLSSPTDSSLDLGADDDQHDYDSVASDEDTDSELTTQNNNNAQRNNRAKSMDSSDLSDGPITLQEYLEVKKALASSEAKVQQLMKVNNNLSEELHRLQKEISRMQTENSALRGGQVGGGGGAGGLGGGGGGSPAHWPGGVRGGGGRGGDHSSLAVSSAVPAHRRDRQAFSMYEPGAATPKPHSHSPGLDSLTGRLQPLHPSVRKGGPGGPTPYGGSHLSGSMEMGRYMGPKGERHGSGTDSDYDNTHMYELSLRGRSSEEEGRGDWEEWGGGEGGEPDPTLPCTEDVILKTEQVTKNIQELLRAAQEFKHDSFVPCSEKIHSAVTEMASLFPKRPALDAVHCSLRLLASSASRLQVECRKAAPSDPSAPAVDYQLLTQQVIQCAYDIAKAAKQLVTITTREKKQ; from the exons ATCCGGGCTGGACCAGCATCAACAGGGGCGTTCTGATCTGTGACGAGTGCTGCTCTGTGCACCGCAGCCTGGGACGCCACATCTCCATCGTCAAGCACCTGCGGCACAGCGGCTGGCCCCCTGCACTGCTGCAG atggTGCAGACCCTGGCCAGTAATGGGGCTAACTCGATTTGGGAGCACTCCCTGCTTGACCCAGCGCAGGTGCAGAGCGGCCGCAGGAAACCTAACCCACAGGACAAAGTCCA CCCCACCAAGTCCGAGTTCATCCGCGCCAAGTACCAGATGCTATCCTTCGTCCACAAGCTGCCGTGCCGCGATGACGACGGTGTTACCACCAAGGACCTCAGTAAG cAACTGCACTCCAGTGTGAGGACGGGGAGTCTGGAGACATGTCTACGGCTGCTGTCCCTGGGAGCACAGGCCAACTTCTTCCACCCG GAGAAGGGCACCACTCCACTCCACGTGGCAGCCAAGGCAGGCCAGGTTCTGCAGGCAGAGCTGCTGGTCGTGTACGGAGCCGACCCCGGAGCCCTGGACATCAATGGACGCACACCCATGGACTACGCCAG gcaagCGGGCCAGGTGGAGCTGGCAGAGCGGCTGGTGGAGTGTCAGTACGAGCTCACAGACAGGCTGGCCTTCTACCTGTGTGGCCGACGCCCTG ATCACAAGAATGGGCATTATATCATTCCTCAGATGGCTGACAG AGCTCGCCCTAAGTGTCCGACACAGAG CCTGGACCTCTCAGAACTGGCCAAGGCAGCTAAGAAGAAGCTGCAAGCG ctgaACAATCGATTGTTTGAGGAGCTTGCCATGGATGTGTATGACGAAGTGGACCGCAGGGAGAACGATGCAG TGTGGCTGACGACTCAGAACCACAGTACTCTGGTGACGGAGCGCAGTGCGGTGCCCTTCCTGCCTGTCAACCCCGAATACTCAGCCACACGCAACCAG GGTCGACAGAAGTTGGCCCGTTTTAACGCTCGTGAGTTCGCAACGCTGATCATCGACATCCTGAGTGACGCCAAGAGAAGACAACAAGGGAAAGGCCTTAGCAGCCCTACCG ACTCTAGTCTGGACCTGGGGGCCGACGACGACCAGCATGACTACGACAGCGTAGCGTCGGACGAGGACACGGACAGCGAGCTGACCACTcagaacaacaacaacgcacAGCGCAACAACCGGGccaag AGCATGGACTCGTCGGACCTGTCGGACGGGCCCATCACTCTGCAGGAGTACCTGGAGGTTAAGAAGGCCCTGGCCTCCTCCGAGGCTAAAGTCCAGCAGCTGATGAAGGTCAACAACAACCTGAGTGAAGAGCTGCACCGGCTGCAGAAAGAG ATCTCGCGGATGCAGACGGAGAACAGTGCGTTGCGGGGGGGCCAGgtcggaggaggagggggagctgGCGGTTTGGGAGGCGGGGGAGGAGGCAGCCCGGCACATTGGCCAGGGGGGGTGCGAGGcgggggaggtaggggaggggacCACTCCAGCCTAGCTGTGTCCTCGGCTGTGCCTGCCCACCGGAGGGACAGACAGGCTTTCTCTATGTACGAGCCGGGGGCCGCCACCCCCAaaccccactcccactccccggGCCTGGACTCCCTGACGGGCCGCCTGCAGCCTCTGCACCCCAGT GTGAGGAAGGGGGGTCCTGGCGGTCCAACACCCTATGGAGGGTCGCACCTCTCTGGCTCCATGGAGATGGGGAGATACATG GGCCCTAAAGGAGAGAGGCACGGCAGTGGCACTGATAGTGACTATGACAACACTCACATGTATGAGCTGTCGCTAAG GGGGCGCAGCAGTGAAGAGGAAGGCCGGGGGGATTGGGAGGAGTGGGGTGGGGGTGAAGGGGGTGAGCCGGACCCTACCCTGCCCTGCACCGAAGACGTCATCCTCAAGACGGAGCAGGTGACCAAAAACATCCAGGAGCTTCTGAGGGCCGCACAAGAGTTCAAACACGACAG TTTTGTTCCATGCTCCGAGAAGATCCACTCTGCTGTCACTGAAAtggcctctctctttcccaag CGGCCTGCCCTAGACGCTGTGCACTGCTCCCTGCGCCTCCTGGCGTCCAGCGCCTCCCGCCTCCAGGTGGAGTGTCGCAAGGCGGCTCCCTCGGACCCATCAGCGCCCGCCGTCGACTACCAGCTGCTCACCCAGCAGGTCATCCAGTGCGCCTATGACATCGCCAAGGCCGCCAAGCAGCTGGTCACCATCACCACCCGCGAGAAGAAACAGTGA